Below is a window of Cryobacterium sp. PAMC25264 DNA.
CACCAGACCGGAGTCCTTGAGGAGGCGCACCTCGGCATGGGGCGTCAGATTGGCGCGGTCACGGTCGACGGCGTCGACGATCAGGATGTCCGAGACTTCCCTGGCCCGGGCCAGCCACTGCTCTGCCGATGACGGTTGCGGCGAGCCGGCCCACCGACCGGCGGAGGAGCCGTCGGTGTGAGCGGTGCTGACGCCGAGCTGCTCGGTGTGGGTCATGGTGTCTCCTTCTGTTCGGTGATGGTGCTTTCAGGTGATGGGCCGTGCTGTGATGGTGCTGCGTCCTCGCCCGTCCCGACCTGTCGTGGGCACCACGAAGTAGCGGCCGGCGGCGGCCGCTGCGAGCGTGTCGACGCCACGGGGGTGGGAGATCCGGTCGAGGTGTTGCAACCCTAGACAGCGCCAGTGGCCGGCACCGGAATACGACCGGAAGTTACGTCGAGCGCGCGGACGGCGGCCGGGTTGCCCGGAGGCGCACCCTCGCTTAGCCTGAATGGGCGTCGTGACCTGGCACGGCAGAAGTGGGTGGGAGCTGACGATGTCGTCGAACGTGCAGGTTGTCCAGACCGCCTCCGGCCGGAAGCGGCTGGTGCGCCTGCGGCGCAGCAACACAGCGGGGGTGGGGTACACCCGGCGCCGCTCAGGCCGCGGATTCAGCTACCGGGATGCCGACGGGCGCACGGTGAGCGACCCCGAGCTGCGCGCCCGGTTCACCGCGCTCGTGATCCCGCCGGCCTGGACGGATGTCTGGATCGCCCCGTATCCCAACGGCCACATCCAGGCCACCGGCGTCGATGCCGCCGGCCGCCGTCAGTACCAGTACCACCCGGACTGGCACACCCGGCAAGACCGGGTGAAGTTCGCCCGCGCGCTCGAGCTGGCGCAGTCACTGCCCGCGGCGCGCGGCTATGTCACCCGGAGCCTGCGCCGCACGCCGTCGTCGGCCGACGAGTCCCGGGATCGGGCGCTGGCCGCCGCGTTCCGCATCCTTGACCAGGGTGCCCTGCGGATCGGCAGTGAGCGGTACGCCGAGGAGAACGGCAGCCACGGCCTGTCCACGCTGCTGCGCTCGCATGTGCGGGTGACCGGCGACACGGTCGTTTTCGAGTTTCCCGCAAAGAGTGGACAGTCCTGGTCGAGTATTTTGGTGGATGCCGACGTGGCCGGCTACGTGCGTGACCAGGACCGTCTGCTGGGTTCGGTGGACCCCGACTACGTCGATGACCCCGAGCGGGTACTGCTCACCTGGATCGACGACGACACGGTGCGCACGGTGTCGGCCTCCGACGTGAACCAGTTCATCAAGGATCGCACCGGCGGAGACTTCTCCGCCAAGGACTTCCGCACCCTGCGCGGTACGGTGGCCGCGGCGGTGAGTCTGGCCCGAACGGGCGCCGAAACCACCGCCAGAGCCCGCAGTCGCGCCCTGACCACGGCCATGAACGCCGCCGCCGATGTCCTCGGCAACACGCCCACCATCGCCCGGTCGAGCTACGTAGATCCTCGGGTGGTGGATGCCTACAACATGGGTCGGACCATCGACCCCGCCCGCACAGCGTCAGCCGAGTCGGAGGTGCGGCGGTTGCTGCTGGACTGACGTGGACGACCCCGGCCTCTAGTCCAGGACCTGGCCGAGGTCGTACGCGATCGGACGCTCCAACTGGTCGAAGGTGCACGAGCGGGGTTCCCGGTCGGGCCGCCACCGATCGAAGTGCACGGTGTGCCGGAACCGCTCGCCCTCCATGTGGTCGTAGCGCACCTCGAGCACCCGGTCGGGTCTCAGCCGCACAAACGAGGTGTCCTTGTTCTGCGAGAACCTGTTGCGTTCGGTCTCGCCGGTGACCACGGCGCCCGTCTCGTCGCGCAGCACCAACGGCTCAAGCTCCTCGACAAGCTCCAGACGGCGGGCATCACTGAACGCGGATGCACCACCCACGTTGCGCAACTCGCCGTCGGCGTCGTAGAGGCCGAGCAGCAGCGACCCCACCCCGTTGCCGCTCACATGCGTACGGTAGCCGAGCAGCACCACATCGGCCGTGCGGTGGTGCTTGACCTTGAACATCAGCCGCTTGCCCGGCGCGTACGCCGCCGCGAGGGGCTTGGCGACCACCCCGTCCAGGCCGGCGCCCTCGAACTCGACCAGCCAGCGCCTGGCCAGTGCCACGTCGCGCGTGGTGCGGGTGAGGTGGATCGGGTCACCCAGGCTGCCGACCAGGCCTTCGAGGATCGCGCGGCGCTGCTCGAAAGGCGTATCCAGCAGGCTGGTGGACCCCCGGGCGAGAATGTCGAAAGCCACGAACGTGGCCGGGGTTTCGTCGGCGAGGCGCCGCACCCGGCTTGCCGCCGGGTGGATGCGCTGGGAGAGCTGTTCCCAGGACAGGTGCTCACGGCCGGGTTCGCCCGTGCGCAGCACAATCTCCCCGTCGAGCACGCATGGCTCGGGCAATAGATCTTCGAACGCGTAGGTGAGTTCGGGGAAATACCTGGTCAGCACTTTGGATCCCCGACTTCCGATGGCGCTCACGGAGCCGTCGAAGGAGACGATGCTGCGAAAGCCGTCCCACTTGGGTTCGTAGCTCAGGCCGCCGGGCACGCTGTCCGGCTCGGGCACGGTGTCCACCGCACGGGCGAGCATGGGAGAGACGGGGGCTGCGACTGCCATGTCCTGAGTCTCACCCGCCTGCGCCCGAATGCAAGCTCTTGCACGAATTCTCAGGAAGCCTGGTCATTCATGCCGCTGCAGGCATCCATCGGTGAGGATGATGGAGGGATGACTGAGCGCACGAGCACGACCAACTTCCGCCGCGCCCGCGACCAGCTCCTCGAGCTGCGCAGCGATCACCCGGGTGCATCCGCAGCCTTCGTCTGGCCCGACGTGGGTGAACGCTTCAACTGGGCGGTCGACTGGTTCGACGTGATCGGCACTGGAAACGACAAGACCGCTCTGTGGATCGTCGAAGAAGACGGCCGCGAACTCAAGGTGAGCTTCGACGAGATGGTCACCCGCTCCGACCAGGTCGCCAGCTGGCTCCTCACCCACGGGGTGCAGAAGGGTGACCACGTGATGCTCATGCTCGGCAACCAGGTGGAGCTGTGGGAGACCATGCTCGCCATCATGAAGGTGGGCGCGGTCATCCTGCCCACCTCGACGGTGCTCGGCACGACCGATCTGGCCGACCGGGTGCTGCGCGCCGACGTGCACCACGTGATCGCCAACACGTCGGACACCGCGAAGTTCGACGGCGTCGACGGCACGTTCTCCCGCATCTGCGTCGGTGAGCCGGCCGCCGGCTGGACCGACTACGCCGACTCCCTGCGGGCGACCACGGGCAAGGTCGACGTCCCCGTCTCCTCCGACGACCCGTCGCTGATCTACTTCACCTCGGGCACTACGAGCAAGCCCAAGATGGTCGTGCACAGCCAGACCTCGTATCCGGTCGGGCATCTCACCACCATGTACTGGCTGGGTCTGCGCCCCGGCGACGTGCACTTGGCGATCAGCTCGCCCGGGTGGGGCAAGCACGCCTGGAGCTGCTTCTTCTCAC
It encodes the following:
- a CDS encoding DNA topoisomerase IB; this encodes MSSNVQVVQTASGRKRLVRLRRSNTAGVGYTRRRSGRGFSYRDADGRTVSDPELRARFTALVIPPAWTDVWIAPYPNGHIQATGVDAAGRRQYQYHPDWHTRQDRVKFARALELAQSLPAARGYVTRSLRRTPSSADESRDRALAAAFRILDQGALRIGSERYAEENGSHGLSTLLRSHVRVTGDTVVFEFPAKSGQSWSSILVDADVAGYVRDQDRLLGSVDPDYVDDPERVLLTWIDDDTVRTVSASDVNQFIKDRTGGDFSAKDFRTLRGTVAAAVSLARTGAETTARARSRALTTAMNAAADVLGNTPTIARSSYVDPRVVDAYNMGRTIDPARTASAESEVRRLLLD
- a CDS encoding ATP-dependent DNA ligase; amino-acid sequence: MAVAAPVSPMLARAVDTVPEPDSVPGGLSYEPKWDGFRSIVSFDGSVSAIGSRGSKVLTRYFPELTYAFEDLLPEPCVLDGEIVLRTGEPGREHLSWEQLSQRIHPAASRVRRLADETPATFVAFDILARGSTSLLDTPFEQRRAILEGLVGSLGDPIHLTRTTRDVALARRWLVEFEGAGLDGVVAKPLAAAYAPGKRLMFKVKHHRTADVVLLGYRTHVSGNGVGSLLLGLYDADGELRNVGGASAFSDARRLELVEELEPLVLRDETGAVVTGETERNRFSQNKDTSFVRLRPDRVLEVRYDHMEGERFRHTVHFDRWRPDREPRSCTFDQLERPIAYDLGQVLD